A region of Thermococcus barossii DNA encodes the following proteins:
- a CDS encoding glycoside hydrolase family 1 protein, which yields MLKFPDGFLLGTATSSYQIEGDNVWSDWWYWAERGKLPHAGKACNSWELYERDIELMAELGYRAYRFSIEWGRVFPEEGKPNEEALMRYQGIIDLLNEAGITPMLTLHHFTLPTWFALKGGFEKEGNLEHWRSYVELIRDNIEGVELVATFNEPMVYVVASYVEGMWPPFRKNPLKAEKVAANLIKAHAIAYEILHGKFRVGIVKNRPHFVPATDSERDRKAAEEIDYTFNRSLLDGILTGEFRGFMRTFEVPVSGLDWLGMNYYNIMKVKAVRNPLKRFAVEDANVGRKTDMGWSVYPGGVYEGLKAFSEYGLPLYVTENGIATLDDEWRIEFIVQHLQFVHKALAEGIDGRGYFYWSLIDNYEWAEGFRPRFGLIEVDYETFERKPRRSAHIYGEISKKGEISDELLERYGLGEV from the coding sequence ATGCTCAAGTTCCCCGACGGATTTCTCCTTGGAACCGCCACCTCGTCCTACCAGATCGAGGGCGACAACGTCTGGAGCGACTGGTGGTACTGGGCCGAGAGGGGGAAACTTCCGCACGCCGGAAAGGCCTGCAACTCGTGGGAGCTCTACGAGAGGGACATCGAGCTGATGGCTGAGCTGGGCTACAGAGCTTATCGCTTCTCGATAGAGTGGGGCAGGGTCTTCCCTGAGGAGGGAAAACCAAACGAGGAGGCCTTAATGCGCTATCAGGGCATCATTGACCTCCTCAACGAGGCCGGCATAACCCCGATGCTCACGCTGCATCACTTCACGCTGCCGACGTGGTTTGCCCTCAAAGGCGGATTCGAAAAGGAGGGTAACCTTGAGCACTGGAGGAGCTACGTTGAGCTGATAAGGGATAACATCGAGGGCGTTGAGCTGGTGGCGACCTTCAACGAGCCGATGGTCTATGTCGTGGCTTCATACGTTGAGGGGATGTGGCCGCCCTTCAGAAAGAACCCGCTGAAGGCGGAGAAAGTTGCGGCAAACCTGATTAAAGCCCATGCCATCGCCTATGAAATCCTCCACGGCAAGTTCCGGGTCGGGATAGTGAAGAATCGCCCGCACTTCGTGCCGGCGACTGATTCTGAGAGGGATAGAAAAGCGGCCGAAGAGATAGACTACACCTTCAACCGCTCCCTCCTGGATGGAATCCTGACGGGAGAATTCAGGGGCTTCATGAGAACCTTTGAGGTCCCGGTGAGCGGCCTTGACTGGCTCGGGATGAACTACTACAACATCATGAAGGTCAAAGCTGTGAGGAATCCGCTCAAACGCTTCGCCGTCGAGGACGCCAACGTGGGCAGGAAGACGGACATGGGCTGGAGCGTCTATCCGGGGGGCGTCTACGAGGGGCTGAAGGCCTTCTCTGAGTATGGCCTTCCGCTCTACGTCACCGAGAACGGCATAGCGACGCTCGACGATGAGTGGCGCATCGAGTTCATAGTACAGCACCTCCAGTTCGTCCATAAAGCCTTGGCGGAAGGCATCGACGGGAGGGGCTACTTCTACTGGTCGCTCATCGACAACTACGAGTGGGCAGAAGGTTTCAGACCGCGCTTTGGACTCATAGAGGTCGACTACGAGACCTTTGAACGGAAGCCGAGAAGGAGCGCTCACATCTACGGTGAAATCTCAAAGAAGGGAGAGATAAGCGACGAGCTGCTTGAAAGATACGGCCTCGGGGAGGTTTAG
- a CDS encoding C69 family dipeptidase, producing MCDVLVAAPEATKEGVTLFAKNSDREPNEAQILEFIPRTKHEEEKVRLTYVDFPQVKETYAVILSRPWWMWGAEMGVNEFEVAIGNTAVFTKVKVPESGVTGMDMIRLALERTRSAGEALEFITGIVEQGLQGGNGSRSHKLFYFSSFIIADPQEAWVLETVGREWAAKKIDGVYSISNALTIENDWDMASEGVERLARKGSFSFAKHFSDRFYTHFAHGRERRAFTLKKLKEREGEITLEYMMYLLRSHSFEPYRPEKGSMRDICMHYGGLTRPSQTASSQVSELGNGFHWFTGTSNPCLSIFKPVTFEGGLPDLGKEPTDRYDPEAYWWRFEAFHRRFLTNYRTYIDDFAREREGLQGEIIEKAREIEKTPEDLRALTEWAFREEARLLERWEKMVKPGKLPLLFGRSWRKVNEEAGLRLEG from the coding sequence ATGTGCGATGTTCTGGTGGCCGCACCTGAGGCCACGAAGGAGGGGGTAACACTCTTCGCCAAGAACAGCGACCGCGAGCCGAACGAGGCTCAAATCCTTGAGTTCATACCGAGAACCAAGCACGAGGAGGAGAAGGTCAGGCTTACCTACGTGGACTTTCCGCAGGTGAAGGAAACCTACGCGGTGATTCTCTCCCGTCCGTGGTGGATGTGGGGGGCTGAGATGGGCGTGAACGAGTTCGAGGTGGCAATAGGCAACACCGCCGTCTTCACGAAGGTGAAGGTGCCGGAGAGTGGCGTGACCGGGATGGACATGATACGCCTCGCCCTTGAGAGGACCAGGAGCGCAGGGGAGGCCTTGGAGTTCATAACGGGCATCGTTGAGCAGGGACTTCAGGGAGGGAATGGGAGCAGGAGCCACAAGCTGTTCTACTTCAGCTCCTTCATAATAGCCGACCCCCAGGAGGCCTGGGTTCTTGAGACCGTTGGAAGGGAGTGGGCGGCAAAGAAAATCGATGGGGTCTATTCTATCTCCAATGCACTGACGATTGAGAACGACTGGGATATGGCATCGGAGGGCGTTGAAAGGCTTGCAAGAAAGGGCTCCTTCAGCTTCGCGAAGCACTTCTCGGACAGGTTCTACACCCACTTTGCCCACGGCCGGGAGCGGAGGGCCTTCACACTGAAGAAGCTGAAAGAGCGCGAGGGTGAGATAACGCTCGAGTACATGATGTACCTTCTGCGCTCCCACTCCTTTGAGCCTTACCGCCCGGAGAAGGGCTCAATGAGGGACATCTGCATGCACTACGGGGGCTTAACGAGGCCCTCTCAGACGGCTTCATCGCAGGTTTCCGAGCTTGGAAACGGATTTCACTGGTTCACGGGCACCTCGAACCCCTGTCTGAGCATCTTCAAGCCGGTTACCTTCGAGGGCGGCCTTCCGGACCTCGGGAAGGAACCCACCGACCGCTACGATCCTGAGGCATACTGGTGGCGCTTCGAGGCTTTCCACAGGAGGTTCCTGACGAACTACCGCACCTACATCGACGACTTCGCCCGTGAGAGGGAGGGACTTCAGGGCGAGATAATAGAGAAGGCCAGGGAGATTGAAAAGACCCCGGAGGACCTGAGGGCATTGACTGAATGGGCCTTTCGCGAGGAGGCCAGGCTACTCGAAAGGTGGGAGAAGATGGTAAAGCCCGGAAAGCTCCCCCTGCTGTTCGGACGGAGCTGGAGAAAGGTTAACGAGGAGGCCGGGCTCAGGCTGGAGGGTTGA
- a CDS encoding endonuclease/exonuclease/phosphatase family protein yields the protein MKVAERDRVLLGLGTGVLLASSMRIFVAGAYSSLEKTFFYGMNFPSGLGILLLLLAAFLVGRLSRKAGAAIMAAYAIALLATDATEYTHLIAAFALPLALALVKELDVKYLAMGLVADLSLRVLATGGEPADFPYTRIILAVLLLLGAYALWKEQGTLKKPGFGLYAFAALLELGLIYPNAVMRYSGMTVYYLPEFIGFSLLVALAILLGPYLSRKPSLAMALLVLGSVTLFLRPLSLIGLPLALAASMALAENAKGSRGGVIGAFYLFLVLTLAIGAYVGRDIGLAFMEDRLEALILAASIVYALSAYGKSAEVKLPSAREIAGPLAGLIVASLITLALFNAGPTYGEAKKDVLIWTYNVHQGFGPYDGTFNGYELVNLLAEQKPDVWLAQEVVGGMIANGYQDVPLFISARLGYAYEYKPAVEGSYGIAVFSHWHMRTEGELNLESVGQARPAQKVFIEELGLTLVNVHMGLSEEERAMQAEELLKFAESKPVAQVIGGDTNAEPDEEAIAILTRDYRDAFPERPPYTFLWERNGVRDEENIDYILLKKDWPARVKDYGCLCDVEVSDHRPVWAVIELP from the coding sequence ATGAAGGTAGCCGAAAGGGATAGAGTACTGCTCGGCCTCGGAACAGGGGTGCTTCTCGCGTCGAGCATGAGAATCTTCGTCGCCGGCGCTTACTCGAGCCTGGAAAAGACGTTCTTCTACGGGATGAACTTCCCCTCCGGACTGGGGATTCTCCTGCTCCTGCTTGCGGCATTTCTCGTCGGGCGGCTTAGCAGGAAAGCCGGAGCGGCCATAATGGCCGCCTACGCCATCGCGCTCCTCGCCACGGACGCAACAGAGTACACGCACCTGATAGCGGCCTTTGCCCTTCCCTTGGCTTTAGCCCTCGTCAAGGAGCTTGACGTGAAGTACCTGGCTATGGGGCTTGTTGCCGACCTGAGCCTCCGCGTCCTGGCCACAGGCGGAGAGCCGGCTGACTTTCCCTACACGAGGATCATCCTGGCGGTTCTTCTGCTCCTCGGTGCCTACGCCCTCTGGAAGGAGCAGGGGACGCTTAAAAAGCCCGGCTTTGGGCTGTACGCCTTCGCCGCCCTGCTGGAGCTCGGCCTCATCTACCCCAATGCCGTGATGCGCTACTCGGGAATGACGGTCTATTACCTGCCCGAGTTCATCGGCTTCTCCCTGCTCGTGGCCCTGGCGATTCTTCTCGGCCCGTACCTTTCCAGAAAGCCCTCCCTCGCGATGGCCCTACTCGTCCTCGGCTCGGTCACGCTCTTCCTCAGGCCCCTCTCGCTCATCGGTCTCCCCTTAGCTCTCGCGGCTTCAATGGCGCTGGCCGAGAACGCCAAGGGCAGCAGGGGAGGCGTCATAGGTGCATTCTACCTCTTCCTCGTTTTAACGCTCGCCATAGGTGCCTACGTGGGCAGGGACATAGGGCTGGCCTTCATGGAGGACAGGCTTGAGGCCCTCATCCTGGCGGCATCGATAGTCTACGCCCTCAGCGCCTACGGGAAGAGCGCCGAGGTAAAGCTCCCAAGCGCGAGGGAAATCGCCGGCCCGCTGGCCGGCCTCATCGTCGCCTCCCTGATAACCCTGGCACTCTTCAATGCGGGGCCAACCTACGGCGAAGCGAAAAAGGACGTCCTCATCTGGACCTATAACGTCCACCAGGGCTTCGGGCCCTACGACGGCACCTTCAACGGCTATGAACTGGTTAACCTTTTAGCCGAGCAGAAGCCGGACGTGTGGCTGGCCCAGGAGGTTGTTGGCGGAATGATAGCCAACGGCTACCAGGACGTGCCCCTCTTCATCTCCGCCCGCCTAGGCTACGCCTACGAGTACAAGCCGGCAGTGGAGGGAAGCTACGGGATAGCGGTCTTCTCCCACTGGCACATGAGAACCGAGGGTGAACTCAACCTAGAGAGCGTCGGCCAGGCGAGACCTGCACAGAAGGTCTTCATCGAGGAACTCGGCCTCACCCTAGTGAACGTTCACATGGGGCTGAGCGAGGAGGAGAGGGCGATGCAGGCCGAGGAGCTGCTCAAGTTCGCGGAGAGCAAACCGGTGGCCCAGGTAATAGGGGGCGACACCAACGCGGAGCCTGACGAGGAGGCAATAGCAATACTCACGCGCGACTACCGCGACGCCTTCCCCGAGAGGCCCCCGTACACCTTCCTCTGGGAGCGCAACGGGGTCAGGGACGAGGAGAACATAGACTACATTCTGCTCAAGAAGGACTGGCCGGCCCGGGTTAAGGACTACGGCTGCCTCTGCGACGTCGAGGTTTCAGACCACAGGCCGGTGTGGGCGGTCATCGAGCTTCCGTGA
- a CDS encoding prenyltransferase, with protein MELRALLSLLRPKFALPSLVPGLVAFTIARYHYGVFFTADFLIAMLVVFLVTSAGLVINEYHDYELDLLANRTELPLVSGKVSLKVAKLLGYGLLIPALTLSALISIKAMVITLIASFLAITYSAPPLRFKARPLVDSLTNGLTYGPVTMGLIFESLGLPVRWAVVYSLPFFVLLSAGHMILAIPTIDEDLALGARTSASWLGRERGIKVGMLLFALSSLMVVVYCLLGYYPLLSVSFLPFMIFAIFQLRRWLNGAGRGEVFRRMEAAFLLGALVFLLPFFL; from the coding sequence GTGGAGCTCCGGGCTCTACTTTCCCTTCTTCGTCCCAAGTTCGCCCTTCCGTCCCTCGTTCCGGGCTTAGTGGCCTTTACCATCGCGCGCTACCACTACGGAGTTTTTTTCACGGCTGATTTTCTCATAGCGATGCTCGTGGTCTTTCTCGTCACGTCGGCGGGCCTGGTCATCAACGAGTACCACGACTACGAGCTGGATTTGCTGGCCAACAGAACCGAGCTCCCCCTCGTGAGCGGAAAGGTGAGCCTGAAGGTCGCTAAACTCCTCGGCTACGGCCTCCTAATTCCGGCGCTTACCCTTTCCGCGCTGATATCCATCAAGGCCATGGTCATAACGCTCATCGCCTCTTTCCTCGCCATAACGTACTCCGCCCCTCCGCTGCGCTTCAAGGCGAGGCCCCTCGTCGATTCGCTAACCAACGGCCTCACCTACGGCCCCGTCACGATGGGGCTCATCTTCGAGTCCCTCGGCCTTCCGGTAAGATGGGCGGTCGTTTACTCCCTCCCCTTCTTCGTTCTCCTCTCGGCCGGACACATGATACTCGCGATACCGACCATAGATGAGGACCTCGCCCTGGGGGCAAGAACGTCCGCCTCGTGGCTCGGGCGGGAGAGGGGAATAAAGGTCGGGATGCTTCTCTTTGCCCTCTCCTCCCTCATGGTCGTCGTCTACTGCCTCCTCGGCTATTATCCCCTCCTCTCCGTTTCGTTCCTGCCCTTCATGATCTTCGCTATCTTCCAGCTCCGGCGCTGGCTCAACGGGGCCGGGAGAGGGGAGGTCTTCAGGAGGATGGAGGCGGCTTTTCTCCTGGGGGCGCTGGTTTTCCTGCTTCCCTTCTTCCTCTGA
- a CDS encoding NAD(P)/FAD-dependent oxidoreductase, which translates to MKIVVIGSGTAGSNFALFMRKLDRKAEIIVIGKEETMQYSPCALPHVISGTIEKPEDVIVFPNEFYEKQKIQLMLNTEVRAIDRERKAVITDKGEVPYDKLVLAVGSKAFVPPIKGVENEGVFTLKSLDDVRRIKAYIAEKKPKKAVVIGAGLIGLEGAEAFAKLGMEVLIVELMDRLMPTMLDKDTAKLVQAEMEKHNITFRFNEGVSEIIGSPVRAVRIGDEEVPADLVLVATGVRANVDLAKAAGLEVNRGIVVNEHLQTSDPDIYAIGDCAEVIDAVTGQRILSQLGTSAVRMAKVAAEHIAGKNVAFRPVFNTAITELFGLEIGTFGVTEERAKREGIAIAVGKFKGSTKPEYYPGGKPITVKVIFRKDDRKLIGAQIVGGERVWGRIMTLSALAQKGATIDDVVYLETAYAPPVSPTIDPISVAAEMALRRFR; encoded by the coding sequence ATGAAAATCGTCGTAATAGGTTCTGGAACTGCCGGAAGCAACTTCGCCCTCTTCATGCGCAAGCTCGACAGGAAGGCCGAGATCATCGTCATCGGAAAGGAGGAAACGATGCAGTACTCCCCCTGCGCCCTGCCGCACGTCATCAGCGGCACGATAGAGAAGCCCGAGGACGTCATAGTCTTCCCCAACGAGTTCTACGAGAAGCAGAAGATCCAGCTCATGCTCAACACCGAGGTCAGGGCAATAGACCGCGAGAGGAAGGCTGTAATCACTGACAAGGGCGAAGTCCCCTACGACAAGCTTGTCCTGGCGGTTGGCTCTAAGGCCTTTGTTCCACCCATCAAGGGCGTGGAGAACGAGGGAGTGTTCACCCTCAAGAGCCTCGACGACGTGAGAAGGATAAAGGCCTACATAGCCGAGAAGAAGCCGAAAAAGGCAGTTGTCATCGGCGCCGGTTTAATCGGCCTTGAAGGCGCGGAGGCCTTCGCGAAGCTCGGCATGGAGGTTCTAATTGTTGAGCTCATGGACAGGCTCATGCCGACCATGCTCGACAAAGACACCGCCAAGCTCGTCCAGGCCGAGATGGAGAAGCACAACATAACTTTCCGCTTCAACGAGGGAGTTAGCGAGATAATCGGAAGCCCGGTCAGGGCGGTCAGGATAGGCGATGAGGAAGTCCCGGCCGATCTCGTGCTCGTTGCCACCGGTGTGAGGGCCAACGTTGACCTCGCCAAGGCGGCGGGGCTTGAGGTGAACCGCGGAATAGTCGTGAACGAGCACCTCCAGACGAGCGACCCGGACATCTACGCGATAGGCGACTGCGCGGAGGTCATTGATGCCGTTACCGGGCAAAGGATACTCAGCCAGCTCGGGACGAGTGCGGTAAGAATGGCGAAAGTGGCAGCGGAGCACATAGCCGGAAAGAACGTCGCCTTCAGGCCGGTCTTCAACACGGCTATAACCGAGCTCTTCGGCCTTGAGATAGGCACCTTCGGGGTAACTGAGGAGAGGGCGAAGAGGGAGGGCATTGCGATAGCCGTTGGCAAGTTCAAGGGAAGCACAAAACCCGAGTACTACCCCGGCGGCAAGCCGATAACCGTCAAGGTCATCTTCCGGAAAGACGATAGAAAGCTAATCGGCGCGCAGATAGTCGGCGGCGAGCGCGTCTGGGGCAGGATAATGACGCTCTCGGCTTTAGCGCAGAAGGGCGCAACGATTGATGACGTCGTTTACCTTGAGACCGCCTACGCCCCACCGGTAAGCCCGACGATTGACCCGATAAGCGTCGCCGCTGAAATGGCCCTCAGGAGGTTCCGCTGA
- a CDS encoding pentapeptide repeat-containing protein — translation MVIGSLHKSKKVTEPDLIKNALVMGFSSFKGSASFENAKFEKMAYFVNVEFMQGTDFSETKFMEGVDFSHATFVGKVNFLYAKIYKSAKFIKATFKGSEGEEVSFHGSELENANFTDTIFYIATKFGSINTDTMKMTSDTVHLFSWVVFKGQTIFKHSTFKDEVTFNHSRFDNVIFDFAVFEKEASFKNARFYGNVHFEDVEFKKIVEFQSAKFERDAIFNGSTFGKRLIFVEDDFSKEPKPKFQEKLEFSNCDFRQGVSLVMLPTSNIENAVKEIESQLKELFDFNSPNYTYSLQEAARVQRLSFEKEGKRDEADQMFVVGMRARRKIRMKEAKASGKKWPIFKAMLYNFLEWLLGDLFSNYGTGWARLLYMGLVIPLVVFPTVYAFSQRSYFGINLGFIITLGIFSILCGAFTSQFFDIWSKREARTKLIIHSTGIFGILWIVSSFCTTLNPLGSICVPSPDIMCKPMDISGPKGVLDILYYSMVTFTTLGYGDMHPTGWLKALSALEALTGAVFMALIVAVIARKWMR, via the coding sequence GTGGTCATCGGCTCTCTTCACAAATCCAAGAAGGTTACTGAGCCAGATTTGATTAAAAACGCTTTGGTTATGGGATTCTCGTCTTTTAAGGGATCTGCATCGTTTGAAAATGCAAAGTTTGAAAAAATGGCATACTTTGTCAACGTGGAATTTATGCAGGGAACCGATTTTTCAGAGACAAAGTTTATGGAAGGAGTAGATTTCTCACATGCTACATTCGTAGGGAAAGTTAACTTTCTTTACGCAAAAATTTACAAGAGCGCCAAATTTATTAAAGCAACATTTAAGGGAAGCGAAGGGGAGGAGGTATCATTTCATGGCTCAGAGCTCGAAAATGCTAATTTTACAGATACAATCTTTTATATTGCCACCAAGTTCGGGAGTATAAATACAGATACAATGAAAATGACTTCGGATACGGTTCACCTCTTCTCATGGGTTGTTTTTAAGGGGCAAACCATTTTCAAACATTCCACGTTTAAGGACGAAGTTACATTTAATCATTCAAGGTTTGATAATGTGATTTTTGACTTTGCAGTGTTTGAGAAGGAAGCGAGCTTTAAGAACGCAAGGTTCTACGGCAATGTTCACTTTGAGGATGTCGAATTTAAAAAAATAGTGGAATTCCAATCAGCGAAATTTGAAAGAGACGCTATCTTCAATGGTTCCACTTTTGGAAAACGCTTGATTTTTGTGGAGGATGACTTTTCCAAGGAGCCTAAACCCAAGTTTCAAGAAAAATTAGAATTTTCAAATTGTGATTTTCGACAAGGAGTTAGCCTTGTGATGCTACCAACATCTAACATAGAAAATGCCGTTAAGGAGATTGAAAGTCAGTTGAAAGAACTGTTCGATTTTAACTCACCAAATTACACATATTCCCTCCAAGAGGCCGCAAGAGTTCAACGTTTAAGCTTTGAAAAAGAAGGAAAGCGAGATGAAGCTGACCAAATGTTTGTTGTGGGGATGCGTGCTAGAAGAAAGATTAGGATGAAAGAGGCTAAAGCCTCTGGGAAAAAGTGGCCCATATTTAAGGCAATGCTGTATAATTTTTTAGAATGGTTGCTTGGAGATCTCTTTTCGAATTATGGCACAGGATGGGCGAGACTTTTGTATATGGGGTTGGTTATTCCACTTGTGGTTTTTCCTACAGTATATGCCTTTAGTCAGCGTTCGTATTTTGGGATAAACTTGGGCTTTATCATAACTTTGGGAATCTTTTCCATTTTATGTGGAGCGTTCACTTCCCAATTCTTTGATATATGGTCTAAGAGAGAGGCTAGAACGAAATTGATCATACACTCAACAGGAATTTTTGGTATTTTGTGGATTGTATCTTCATTTTGTACAACACTCAACCCACTGGGCTCGATATGCGTCCCAAGTCCGGATATTATGTGCAAACCGATGGATATTTCGGGGCCTAAAGGCGTCTTAGACATCTTGTATTACAGCATGGTTACATTCACCACCCTCGGCTACGGCGACATGCACCCGACCGGCTGGCTGAAGGCCCTAAGCGCCCTCGAAGCCCTCACCGGCGCCGTCTTCATGGCACTCATCGTCGCGGTGATAGCGAGAAAGTGGATGCGCTGA
- a CDS encoding pentapeptide repeat-containing protein translates to MCKMAHFRNCDPGTADQEYCIFHKPNKSEEEAREFYNKFVLEFFGYKLPWNKGWVFAEEIDAGGFVFPEYRDMNFSYSHFKKPAKFTDATFENDADFTGATFEDNADFSGAVFNKDAKFDNSKFNGEVYFGWSSALFTNPRRLLSQI, encoded by the coding sequence ATGTGTAAGATGGCACACTTCAGGAACTGTGATCCCGGGACGGCCGACCAAGAGTACTGCATCTTCCACAAGCCGAACAAGAGTGAGGAGGAAGCGAGGGAGTTCTATAACAAGTTTGTGTTGGAGTTCTTTGGGTATAAGTTGCCTTGGAACAAGGGATGGGTTTTTGCAGAAGAAATAGATGCAGGAGGTTTTGTGTTTCCAGAATATAGAGATATGAATTTTAGTTATTCACATTTTAAAAAACCCGCTAAGTTTACAGATGCAACGTTTGAAAATGATGCTGACTTTACCGGAGCAACGTTTGAAGATAATGCTGATTTTTCGGGTGCAGTATTTAACAAAGATGCAAAATTTGACAATTCAAAATTCAACGGAGAAGTATATTTTGGGTGGTCATCGGCTCTCTTCACAAATCCAAGAAGGTTACTGAGCCAGATTTGA
- the pyrH gene encoding UMP kinase: MRIVFDIGGSVLVPDDPDIDFINAIAYELVKISEDHEVAVVVGGGKVARKYIKAAKTFTPNETFKDYIGIHITRANAMLLIAALGEKAYPFVVQDFRKAWEVIQLKKIPIMGGTHPGHTTDAVAALLAEYLQADLLVVITNVDGVYDSDPKKNPNAKKLDRITVDQLVEIAMQAESKAGGSGVVDALAAKFIQRGKIKTYIVGKSDAYHLFDVVKGKHRGTVVEP, from the coding sequence ATGAGGATAGTCTTCGATATAGGCGGTTCGGTTCTTGTCCCGGACGATCCTGACATTGATTTTATCAACGCCATCGCCTACGAGCTCGTTAAGATAAGCGAAGACCACGAGGTGGCGGTGGTAGTCGGCGGCGGAAAGGTTGCCAGGAAGTACATTAAAGCAGCGAAGACCTTCACACCCAACGAGACCTTCAAGGACTACATCGGAATCCACATCACGCGCGCCAACGCGATGCTCCTCATAGCCGCTTTGGGGGAGAAGGCTTACCCCTTCGTGGTTCAGGACTTCAGGAAGGCATGGGAAGTTATACAGCTCAAGAAGATACCGATAATGGGCGGAACTCACCCGGGCCACACGACCGACGCTGTCGCTGCCCTTCTCGCCGAGTACCTCCAGGCGGATCTTCTGGTGGTCATCACCAACGTTGACGGCGTCTACGACAGCGATCCAAAGAAGAACCCGAACGCGAAGAAGCTCGACAGGATAACCGTTGACCAGCTCGTCGAGATTGCCATGCAGGCCGAGAGCAAAGCAGGTGGAAGCGGCGTCGTGGATGCCCTGGCTGCCAAGTTCATCCAGCGCGGCAAGATAAAGACCTACATAGTCGGGAAGAGCGACGCCTATCACCTCTTCGACGTCGTGAAGGGAAAGCACCGTGGAACGGTAGTGGAGCCGTGA
- a CDS encoding NAD(P)/FAD-dependent oxidoreductase gives MSKIAVIGGGIIGVATAYELAKLGEEVILFEKNYFGSGSTFRCATGIRAQFTDEANIRLMKYSVERWEKLEEELNFDINFRQTGYLFLATSEDEVEAFKANIKLQNRFGVPTRLIDMDEAREIVPILNTEPFLAGAWNPKDGKANPFKTLFAYLFRAREMGIDAREHTEVIGFEREGNTITAVKFRHNGRIERVRVDAVLNAANAWAPLINEMAGLKRNLVPITAYKHQLVKTEPLEPGQAEPLVCPPSWNDAYIIQDGEDGGIICGAGIEHKAKSLNDVEPTYDFLRGVLSYAVKIAPPLRYAHIVRQWAGFYAKPPDSNPAIGKLLDNFYIAAGFSGHGFMMAPAVGQAMAELMTKGRSSVPLDWEWYDPYRFERGELRSSAFQIG, from the coding sequence ATGAGTAAAATAGCCGTAATCGGCGGGGGAATAATAGGAGTTGCCACCGCCTACGAACTGGCCAAACTTGGGGAGGAGGTAATCCTCTTCGAGAAGAACTACTTCGGCTCGGGCTCGACTTTCCGCTGCGCGACGGGAATCAGGGCGCAGTTCACGGACGAGGCCAACATCAGACTCATGAAGTACTCCGTCGAACGCTGGGAAAAGCTTGAGGAGGAGCTCAACTTTGATATAAATTTCAGGCAGACCGGCTACCTGTTCCTTGCCACGAGTGAGGATGAGGTTGAAGCCTTCAAAGCAAACATAAAGCTCCAGAACAGGTTCGGTGTCCCAACGAGGCTCATCGACATGGATGAGGCCAGGGAGATAGTGCCGATCCTCAACACCGAGCCCTTCCTGGCTGGGGCGTGGAACCCGAAGGACGGGAAGGCGAACCCCTTCAAGACGCTCTTCGCTTACCTGTTCCGCGCGAGGGAGATGGGTATCGATGCGCGCGAGCACACCGAAGTCATTGGCTTCGAGCGCGAGGGGAACACCATAACGGCCGTGAAGTTCCGCCACAACGGGAGGATCGAGAGGGTTAGGGTAGATGCCGTCCTCAACGCGGCCAACGCTTGGGCGCCGCTCATCAACGAGATGGCTGGCTTAAAGCGGAACCTCGTTCCCATCACCGCCTACAAGCACCAGCTCGTCAAGACCGAACCCCTCGAGCCTGGACAGGCAGAGCCCCTCGTCTGTCCGCCGAGCTGGAACGACGCCTACATCATCCAGGACGGCGAGGACGGTGGAATAATCTGCGGTGCAGGGATAGAGCACAAAGCTAAAAGCTTAAACGACGTCGAGCCGACCTACGACTTCCTGCGCGGTGTTCTCAGCTATGCCGTGAAAATCGCCCCGCCGCTTCGCTATGCGCACATCGTCCGTCAGTGGGCAGGGTTCTACGCCAAACCGCCCGACAGCAACCCTGCGATAGGTAAACTCCTTGATAACTTCTACATTGCGGCTGGCTTCAGCGGGCACGGCTTCATGATGGCCCCGGCAGTTGGACAGGCCATGGCCGAGCTGATGACCAAGGGAAGGAGCAGCGTGCCGCTCGACTGGGAGTGGTACGACCCCTACCGATTCGAGCGCGGTGAGCTGAGGAGTTCGGCCTTCCAGATAGGCTGA
- a CDS encoding (2Fe-2S)-binding protein: MAGKKIVCRCNDVTVEEVEALIDSGITDIEELKRLLRIGMGPCQGRTCIPIVLGILARKTGRKQEDIPLPRARVPTRPVRVEVIVGGADE; this comes from the coding sequence ATGGCCGGGAAGAAAATAGTCTGCCGCTGTAACGATGTCACCGTTGAGGAGGTCGAGGCGCTCATCGATTCTGGAATTACCGACATCGAGGAGCTCAAAAGGCTCCTCCGCATAGGAATGGGCCCCTGCCAGGGAAGGACGTGCATCCCGATAGTGCTTGGCATACTCGCGAGGAAGACCGGAAGAAAGCAGGAGGACATTCCGCTGCCCCGTGCGAGGGTTCCGACCAGGCCGGTCCGCGTAGAGGTCATAGTGGGTGGTGCCGATGAGTAA